A stretch of the Candidatus Zixiibacteriota bacterium genome encodes the following:
- a CDS encoding FAD-binding oxidoreductase, translated as MNPINVATNGGAKTAVQPSFLEELSGSFRGRLLAPGDSGYDEARTIWNGMIDRKPGLIARCTGVADVIAAVNFARENNLLTTIHGGGHNIAGYAVCDDGLMIDLSLMKSVRVEPESRLVHVQPGATLGDLDHETQAFGLATPVGINSTTGVAGLTLGGGFGWLSRKYGLTIDNLSAADVVTADGKLLRANEWENQELFWAIRGGGGNFGVVTRFEFRLHPVGPSVYAGLIVYSLDEARQVLEKYREIVPKLGDETSVWVVMRKAPPLPFLPESVHGKEIVVLACFHGGDPSEGEKAISPFRSLGNVLGEFLGTQPYAAWQQAFDPLLTPGARNYWKSHNFTSLTDAAIDIAIDYVSRLPNEECEIFFGMLGAEVNRKGVKDTAYPHRKAEYIMNVHGRWRNMTDDERCTRWARGLYKDMAPCATGGVYVNFLTADETDRVQAAYGENYDRLKKAKKTYDPENLFRMNQNILPGR; from the coding sequence ATGAATCCAATCAATGTAGCCACTAATGGTGGCGCAAAAACGGCTGTGCAGCCATCGTTTTTGGAAGAGCTTTCCGGGTCCTTCAGGGGCCGGTTGCTGGCGCCCGGTGATTCCGGCTACGATGAAGCACGCACAATATGGAATGGGATGATTGATCGAAAGCCGGGGCTTATTGCCCGGTGCACCGGCGTCGCCGATGTTATCGCCGCCGTGAACTTCGCCCGCGAAAACAATCTCCTGACCACGATTCACGGCGGCGGTCACAACATAGCGGGATATGCCGTCTGTGACGACGGGCTGATGATAGACCTGTCACTCATGAAATCCGTTCGAGTCGAACCGGAAAGCAGGCTGGTTCACGTGCAGCCGGGAGCCACACTCGGCGATCTAGATCATGAAACACAGGCCTTCGGACTTGCCACCCCCGTTGGAATTAATTCCACCACCGGTGTGGCGGGTCTCACTCTCGGTGGCGGCTTCGGATGGCTCTCGCGAAAATACGGCCTCACCATCGACAACCTGAGCGCCGCCGATGTAGTCACCGCCGATGGCAAACTGCTGAGAGCCAACGAATGGGAGAACCAGGAGCTGTTCTGGGCCATTCGCGGCGGAGGCGGAAATTTCGGCGTGGTGACAAGGTTCGAGTTCCGACTCCATCCCGTGGGACCATCAGTCTACGCCGGCCTGATTGTCTATTCTCTCGACGAAGCCAGGCAGGTATTGGAAAAATACCGAGAGATAGTTCCAAAACTCGGCGATGAAACAAGCGTCTGGGTGGTCATGCGCAAAGCCCCGCCGCTTCCCTTTCTGCCGGAGTCCGTCCACGGCAAAGAAATCGTCGTTTTGGCCTGCTTTCACGGCGGAGATCCCTCCGAAGGAGAAAAAGCCATCTCTCCTTTCAGAAGTCTTGGAAACGTTCTCGGCGAATTCCTGGGAACGCAGCCCTACGCCGCATGGCAACAAGCTTTCGACCCACTGCTCACACCGGGAGCACGAAATTATTGGAAGTCCCATAACTTCACATCCCTTACCGACGCGGCAATCGATATCGCCATAGATTACGTTTCCAGGCTGCCTAACGAGGAATGCGAGATATTCTTTGGAATGCTTGGAGCCGAGGTAAACCGAAAGGGCGTCAAGGATACGGCCTACCCACACCGTAAGGCCGAATACATCATGAACGTGCACGGACGATGGCGGAATATGACTGATGATGAGAGGTGCACGCGGTGGGCCCGCGGACTGTACAAGGACATGGCTCCATGCGCCACCGGGGGTGTGTACGTGAATTTCCTGACCGCCGATGAAACCGATAGAGTACAGGCGGCGTATGGCGAGAATTATGATCGCCTTAAGAAGGCGAAGAAGACATACGACCCCGAAAATCTCTTTCGTATGAATCAGAATATTCTGCCGGGCAGATAA
- the pepF gene encoding oligoendopeptidase F, with amino-acid sequence MQTKSCWRILTLTLVLSLMVSGAVFGQSAVPQRSEIPDEYKWNLSDIYPDWQSWEQGMADLERMMGEFENLKGTLANGPENVYKAYKLYDDMDVIAYRVIRYSGFQFALNTRDNEAAARSQQFYSLYAKFGTATAWLTPELLAIGWDTMSKWLDEYKPLAPYRHPISDAFRQHQHVLDEEKERLLSYYNLLRSSPDDAYTALSTADIKYRDVTLSDGSTVTLTPGNYRGILTNNGNQADRAAAFETYYATYSDNANSYAALYNGVLQADWANTQARNYGSCLEAGLDDYNVPVEVIENLIAAVKRGLEPLHRFHELRKKALGLDTYHNYDGSYPIVDFHKTYEYDDAVKWITESVAPLGKEYQDKVKEAFASRWVDVYETPNKTTGAFSGGCYGVHPFILMNYNKTMDNVFTLAHEMGHAMHSVLSEQNQPKAISDYTLLGAEVASAVNEGLLMDYLLKNSKDPLERTFLLLRAIEDLEGTFYTQVQFAEFEVEAHRMVERGEPITAESLSELYDEIAKEYRGDVVTPDSLYRYTWTRISHFYDVPYYVYQYAASFSAAAQLMNDIKSDDQKLRQDALDRYLTYLKSGGNDYPIELMKKAGADLTDPATFDAVIAHMDKLVTQLEQEMAKL; translated from the coding sequence ATGCAGACGAAATCATGTTGGCGAATCCTCACGCTCACCCTGGTTCTCTCGTTGATGGTCAGCGGCGCTGTTTTCGGGCAGTCGGCCGTGCCGCAGCGCTCGGAGATTCCGGACGAGTACAAATGGAACCTGTCGGACATTTATCCCGATTGGCAGAGTTGGGAGCAGGGGATGGCCGATTTGGAAAGAATGATGGGGGAGTTCGAGAATCTGAAAGGCACGTTGGCCAATGGTCCCGAGAACGTATATAAGGCCTACAAGCTTTACGACGATATGGATGTAATTGCCTATCGGGTGATACGTTACTCTGGGTTTCAGTTTGCTCTGAACACGCGCGACAACGAGGCTGCTGCCAGGTCGCAGCAGTTTTACAGCCTGTATGCGAAGTTTGGTACGGCAACGGCCTGGTTGACGCCGGAACTGTTGGCGATCGGGTGGGACACCATGTCGAAATGGCTGGACGAGTACAAACCGCTCGCTCCCTACCGCCACCCGATTTCGGACGCGTTTCGTCAGCACCAACATGTCCTTGATGAGGAGAAGGAGCGCCTTCTTTCTTACTACAATCTTCTGAGAAGCAGCCCCGATGACGCGTACACGGCTTTGTCGACGGCCGATATCAAGTATCGCGATGTGACTTTGTCTGACGGCAGCACGGTGACGTTAACGCCGGGCAATTATCGCGGCATATTGACCAACAACGGCAATCAGGCCGACCGCGCGGCGGCTTTCGAGACTTACTATGCCACTTACTCTGACAATGCCAATTCGTACGCAGCGTTGTACAACGGGGTTCTTCAGGCCGACTGGGCCAACACCCAGGCGCGCAACTATGGTTCATGTCTTGAGGCGGGTCTGGATGACTACAATGTCCCGGTCGAAGTAATCGAGAATCTGATTGCGGCGGTCAAGCGCGGTTTAGAGCCGCTGCATCGCTTTCACGAACTTCGCAAGAAGGCGCTCGGTCTTGATACCTATCACAACTACGACGGGAGTTACCCAATAGTCGATTTTCATAAGACTTATGAATATGACGACGCTGTCAAGTGGATCACCGAGTCTGTCGCGCCGCTCGGCAAAGAATATCAGGACAAAGTGAAAGAGGCGTTCGCCAGCAGATGGGTGGATGTTTACGAGACGCCCAATAAGACCACGGGAGCGTTTTCCGGTGGATGTTACGGTGTGCATCCTTTTATCCTGATGAATTACAACAAGACGATGGACAATGTTTTCACGCTGGCCCACGAGATGGGCCACGCCATGCATAGTGTCCTGTCCGAGCAGAATCAGCCCAAGGCGATATCGGATTACACATTGTTGGGCGCGGAGGTTGCCTCGGCGGTCAACGAGGGGCTTCTGATGGACTATCTGCTAAAGAACTCCAAGGATCCTCTCGAACGGACTTTCCTGCTTTTGAGGGCGATTGAGGATCTTGAAGGCACTTTTTACACGCAGGTCCAATTCGCCGAATTCGAGGTGGAGGCTCACCGGATGGTTGAACGGGGTGAGCCTATAACGGCCGAGAGCCTTTCGGAACTCTATGACGAAATCGCGAAGGAATACAGGGGCGATGTTGTCACTCCGGATTCGCTTTATCGCTATACGTGGACACGCATAAGTCATTTCTATGACGTGCCGTATTACGTTTATCAGTACGCAGCATCGTTTTCGGCGGCTGCCCAGCTTATGAACGATATCAAATCTGATGACCAGAAGCTCAGGCAGGACGCTCTCGATCGTTATCTCACGTATCTGAAGTCGGGTGGCAACGATTATCCGATTGAGTTGATGAAGAAGGCTGGCGCGGATCTGACTGACCCGGCAACTTTCGATGCCGTGATCGCTCACATGGATAAACTTGTGACTCAGCTTGAGCAGGAGATGGCCAAGCTGTAA